In Leptolyngbya sp. SIO1E4, one DNA window encodes the following:
- a CDS encoding MBL fold metallo-hydrolase — translation MLFRQLFDQDTWTFTYLVADPDTKAAALVDPVLEQVERDFRLLSELGLTLEFCLETHIHADHVTGTGKLRELTKCQGLVPENAKAACADRTLQHGEVLNIGTVAIQAIETHGHTDSHMAYLVNGTHLLTGDSLFIRGCGRTDFQSGDAGTLYDHITQRLFTLPDDTWVYPGHDYRGHTVSTIGEEKQFNPRFILKDLTGQHLRDREGFIRFMNTLNLPNPQKIMEAVPANEQCGRVGIAI, via the coding sequence ATGCTTTTTCGCCAATTATTTGATCAAGACACGTGGACGTTCACATATTTGGTGGCTGACCCTGACACCAAAGCCGCAGCGCTGGTTGACCCGGTTCTAGAGCAAGTGGAACGAGATTTTAGGTTGCTGAGTGAATTAGGCTTGACTTTAGAATTTTGTTTAGAAACACACATCCATGCCGATCACGTGACCGGAACAGGCAAACTGCGAGAGCTAACCAAGTGTCAGGGCCTTGTCCCTGAAAACGCCAAGGCAGCTTGTGCCGATCGCACCCTCCAACACGGTGAAGTTTTGAACATCGGCACGGTTGCTATTCAGGCCATTGAAACCCACGGTCATACAGATAGCCATATGGCGTATCTTGTGAACGGCACCCACCTATTAACCGGGGATTCGCTATTTATTCGGGGCTGTGGCAGAACAGATTTTCAAAGCGGGGATGCGGGGACGCTGTACGACCATATCACGCAGCGTCTGTTCACCTTGCCAGACGATACCTGGGTGTATCCAGGCCATGACTATAGAGGGCATACGGTCTCAACCATTGGGGAAGAAAAGCAGTTTAATCCCCGGTTTATTCTGAAAGATCTCACCGGTCAGCACTTGCGCGATCGAGAAGGCTTTATTCGATTTATGAATACCCTTAACTTACCCAACCCCCAAAAAATCATGGAGGCGGTTCCAGCAAACGAACAGTGCGGGCGGGTCGGAATCGCCATTTGA
- a CDS encoding leucine-rich repeat domain-containing protein, producing MVALLVVFMNGGSATAQTESPATFTTFADWCLNKAQLAPEARHTVDVLLEEAGTQDCDRADETLTSLRFLTLWDKQIVDLAPIGTLTNLTALDLWANQIADLTPLGNLTNLTILHLDYNQIADLTPLGNLTNLSTLFLNRNAIEDVTPLKNLTNLSYLHLQGNQIVDVTPLASLTNLSWLDLWDNQIVDVAPLASLANLSWLGLWDNPISDRTCPLTPEEICQF from the coding sequence ATGGTCGCCCTGCTTGTCGTCTTTATGAACGGTGGCAGTGCTACGGCCCAAACCGAGTCGCCAGCCACCTTTACCACCTTTGCTGACTGGTGTCTCAATAAGGCGCAGTTAGCCCCAGAGGCTCGGCATACCGTTGATGTGCTGTTAGAGGAAGCCGGGACGCAGGACTGCGATCGCGCTGATGAGACTCTCACAAGCCTGAGGTTCTTAACCCTCTGGGACAAGCAAATTGTAGACTTGGCCCCGATAGGAACCCTGACAAACCTGACCGCCCTTGATCTCTGGGCAAATCAAATCGCAGATTTAACGCCACTAGGGAACCTGACAAATCTGACAATCCTTCATCTCGATTACAACCAAATTGCAGATTTAACGCCGCTAGGGAACCTAACAAACCTGTCAACACTGTTTCTCAACCGCAATGCAATCGAGGATGTAACCCCGCTGAAAAACCTGACAAACCTGTCATATCTTCATCTTCAAGGCAATCAAATTGTGGATGTGACCCCATTAGCCAGCCTGACAAACCTCTCATGGCTCGACCTATGGGATAACCAAATTGTGGATGTGGCGCCGTTAGCCAGCCTGGCCAACCTCTCATGGCTGGGGCTGTGGGATAATCCCATCAGCGATCGCACCTGCCCCCTCACCCCTGAGGAAATCTGTCAGTTCTGA
- a CDS encoding SIR2 family protein — MIKTLENFARQGEIVVMAGAGVSVGKPSALPGWKATNAAIVQVLSRHLETAIAKPDWLSSVMPAIDAEHQADRFPPDYQAQLIEEMCGERYFQALQSLDVDAINASHDSIAALAAAGALKAVVTTNFDRLIEQALDKRAVEYIVACDDVGYADLHQALTAQNHRGLPVLKIHGCVSDHRSMIDTLKQRQRGRSQHLQACLDILQSGYWVYLGFSAADLETDPNYLGLVAGATNSAGATYVAYPDNPNLGRGATTLMNAYGDRAQVVQAYVAAYLGEVCQALGMPGPDEIPDAVALGPAQFQEKLEVWAAGLSAAATGLCLAAILEAIGQAEPAVRILDRLVRKELHDQRDTADFHALQLHYGRLGAAWGRFVAVPDLVGAASNASVETAQSLLRLLDSHLGFAAAASLACLWLWLGEGQRATSLAVTLLGGFLNGQWEGAQPQSDEEAVDAWLSAAQVCIFNAHTQTISLVASTAGTAFDYARRSGDVVRTARVAALQGLAIAETPDDVPALLAEYEAHFEAAARVGDGFALGMRALALGRWHVGPGGLAIASATDSETVAQKALIWLAEAIEYFHNQGMDPWISFAQVQRAKAYADLHQFDDVQVCINRAEEGADRFPILMSHVYEVTGQVHAMRGNPAAAESFQAALEAAEASGLLARHETLLQYVSQAE; from the coding sequence ATGATCAAGACTCTTGAAAACTTTGCTCGGCAAGGCGAAATTGTTGTGATGGCCGGGGCGGGCGTATCGGTCGGAAAACCGTCGGCATTGCCTGGGTGGAAAGCCACCAACGCAGCCATCGTCCAGGTTTTGTCTCGTCACCTGGAAACTGCGATCGCTAAACCTGATTGGCTGTCATCGGTTATGCCTGCGATTGACGCTGAGCACCAGGCTGATCGTTTTCCACCCGACTATCAGGCCCAGCTCATTGAGGAGATGTGCGGTGAGCGCTATTTTCAGGCACTGCAATCCCTAGATGTGGATGCCATTAACGCTAGCCACGATAGCATCGCTGCCCTGGCAGCGGCAGGGGCGCTCAAAGCCGTGGTCACCACAAACTTTGATCGGCTCATTGAGCAGGCCCTCGACAAACGCGCTGTAGAGTATATCGTGGCCTGTGACGATGTCGGGTATGCCGATCTGCATCAGGCCCTCACAGCCCAAAACCACAGAGGGCTTCCCGTTCTCAAGATTCACGGATGTGTGAGTGATCATCGCTCCATGATTGATACGCTCAAGCAACGTCAGCGCGGGCGCTCACAACATCTCCAAGCGTGTTTAGACATATTGCAGTCGGGCTACTGGGTTTATCTAGGGTTTTCGGCGGCAGATCTTGAAACGGATCCAAACTATCTCGGGCTTGTTGCCGGTGCCACCAACAGCGCGGGTGCGACCTACGTCGCCTACCCCGACAACCCTAACCTGGGCCGGGGGGCAACCACCCTGATGAATGCCTACGGAGATCGCGCTCAAGTGGTGCAGGCCTATGTTGCGGCTTATCTGGGTGAGGTCTGCCAAGCCCTTGGCATGCCCGGCCCTGATGAGATTCCAGATGCTGTGGCTTTAGGCCCAGCCCAATTTCAGGAAAAGCTTGAAGTTTGGGCAGCGGGGCTGTCAGCCGCTGCAACCGGGCTGTGTCTGGCGGCCATTCTGGAGGCTATCGGGCAGGCTGAACCAGCGGTGCGCATTTTAGATCGCCTGGTTCGCAAAGAGCTACACGACCAGCGGGATACGGCAGATTTCCACGCCCTACAGCTACACTACGGACGCTTGGGGGCAGCCTGGGGTCGTTTCGTGGCGGTGCCCGATCTGGTCGGTGCTGCCAGCAACGCCAGTGTGGAGACAGCCCAGAGCTTGCTGCGCTTGCTAGACAGCCACCTGGGGTTTGCAGCGGCAGCATCGCTGGCCTGTCTGTGGCTTTGGTTAGGGGAGGGACAGCGGGCCACCTCTCTGGCAGTAACCCTGTTAGGGGGCTTTCTGAATGGCCAGTGGGAGGGCGCCCAGCCACAATCCGATGAGGAAGCGGTGGATGCCTGGCTGTCTGCTGCGCAGGTGTGTATTTTCAACGCTCACACGCAAACGATCAGTTTGGTGGCCAGCACGGCAGGCACCGCGTTTGACTATGCAAGGCGCAGCGGAGATGTCGTTCGCACAGCCCGCGTGGCGGCATTACAGGGGCTTGCGATCGCAGAGACCCCCGACGATGTGCCCGCGCTTCTGGCAGAATATGAGGCCCACTTTGAGGCAGCGGCGCGGGTCGGCGACGGTTTCGCATTGGGGATGAGAGCCCTGGCCCTGGGACGCTGGCACGTCGGGCCGGGGGGCCTTGCGATCGCAAGCGCAACCGATAGCGAAACGGTTGCCCAAAAGGCGTTGATATGGCTGGCAGAGGCGATTGAATATTTCCACAATCAGGGTATGGATCCCTGGATATCGTTCGCACAGGTGCAACGGGCCAAAGCCTATGCCGATTTACACCAGTTCGATGATGTGCAGGTTTGCATCAATAGGGCTGAGGAAGGGGCCGATCGCTTCCCCATTCTGATGTCCCATGTCTACGAAGTTACAGGACAGGTACACGCCATGCGGGGAAACCCCGCCGCTGCGGAAAGTTTTCAGGCAGCCTTAGAAGCCGCTGAAGCCAGTGGCCTGCTGGCCCGGCACGAGACGCTCCTGCAGTATGTGAGCCAGGCAGAGTGA
- the hypB gene encoding hydrogenase nickel incorporation protein HypB: MDGNCGCSSGSTASIGVTPEVTPKATSQKGLPLPPNEPARRDRDAEHNRVLFRHLLALNVLSSPGAGKTTLVQRLLQDRDLISGADPLKSHYVPVKAGVIVGDLAPDRDAKRLRKTGVPVVQINTGDRCYLEADRITQAAQQLDLAALNLLIIENVGNLICPAPYDLGEDLRLVLMSVTEGEDTALKYPTPFKSAHAIIINKIDIAEAIGFKRDEALRHLRLVAPQALIFELSATTGQGLASFYAYLGQAIFQCQAKMDPN, encoded by the coding sequence ATGGATGGAAACTGCGGCTGTAGCTCAGGGTCAACCGCCTCAATCGGCGTCACTCCAGAAGTAACTCCAAAAGCGACTTCTCAAAAAGGGCTGCCGCTGCCGCCAAATGAACCGGCCAGGCGCGATCGCGATGCAGAGCATAATCGAGTCTTGTTTCGCCATCTGCTGGCGCTGAATGTGCTCTCTTCTCCGGGGGCAGGCAAAACCACCCTGGTGCAGCGGCTGCTGCAAGACCGGGATCTGATTTCAGGCGCTGACCCGCTCAAAAGTCACTATGTGCCGGTAAAGGCTGGCGTCATTGTCGGCGATTTGGCCCCCGATCGCGATGCCAAGCGCCTACGCAAAACCGGGGTGCCCGTGGTGCAGATTAATACGGGCGATCGCTGCTATCTAGAAGCAGACAGAATAACCCAGGCTGCACAACAGTTGGATTTGGCCGCCCTCAACCTGTTGATTATCGAAAATGTGGGCAACCTGATATGCCCTGCCCCCTACGACCTGGGCGAAGACCTGCGCTTAGTGCTGATGTCAGTGACCGAGGGCGAAGACACAGCGCTGAAATATCCCACACCCTTTAAGTCAGCCCACGCGATCATCATCAACAAAATCGATATTGCTGAGGCCATCGGGTTCAAGCGAGATGAGGCACTGCGCCACCTGCGTTTAGTGGCACCCCAGGCCCTCATTTTCGAGCTGTCTGCAACCACCGGTCAGGGGTTAGCCAGCTTTTATGCCTACTTGGGGCAGGCGATCTTTCAATGCCAGGCCAAGATGGATCCTAACTGA
- a CDS encoding VOC family protein yields MNEHEKINYVEFPAKDMEATKAFFAKVFGWSFIDYGSEYTAFSNEGLDGGFFKSDLTVSTENGSALIVFYSKTLAQTQAKIEAAGGSIIRPIFAFSGGRRFHFGDPNGNEYAVWSDISSDSSE; encoded by the coding sequence ATGAATGAGCATGAAAAAATAAATTATGTGGAATTTCCAGCTAAAGATATGGAGGCGACAAAAGCCTTCTTTGCCAAAGTTTTTGGCTGGTCTTTTATCGATTATGGTTCTGAGTATACGGCTTTCTCAAATGAAGGATTGGATGGCGGCTTCTTTAAGTCTGATTTAACAGTCTCGACTGAGAATGGCAGTGCACTTATCGTTTTTTACAGTAAAACGTTAGCGCAAACTCAAGCAAAAATAGAGGCAGCTGGGGGCTCAATCATCAGGCCCATATTTGCCTTTTCAGGGGGTCGCCGCTTTCACTTTGGGGATCCTAATGGCAATGAATACGCTGTGTGGTCAGATATCAGTTCAGATAGCAGCGAATAA
- a CDS encoding dihydrofolate reductase, whose translation MSLISSVFIATSLDGFIAKPDGSLDWLEAANATVPEGEDCGYRAFMESIDALVMGRKTYEKVLSFGQWPYESKPVIVLSRHPIEIPAQLAPTVSHSSESPQALCQRLAKEGAKRLYIDGGMTIQRFLTAGLINDLTITVIPIILGSGIPLLGDLKKEIPLKHIATKSYNFGFVQVTYEVV comes from the coding sequence ATGAGTCTCATATCATCAGTCTTTATTGCGACTAGCCTAGACGGCTTCATTGCCAAACCCGATGGAAGTCTTGATTGGTTAGAAGCGGCTAATGCCACCGTCCCAGAAGGGGAAGATTGTGGCTATCGTGCTTTTATGGAGTCGATTGATGCCCTGGTTATGGGGCGAAAAACCTATGAAAAAGTTTTGTCATTCGGGCAATGGCCCTATGAAAGTAAACCTGTCATTGTTTTAAGTCGTCATCCCATCGAAATTCCCGCTCAATTAGCCCCAACGGTCTCCCATTCCTCAGAATCGCCCCAGGCACTGTGTCAGCGCTTGGCCAAGGAAGGTGCTAAGCGGCTCTATATTGATGGGGGCATGACTATCCAGCGCTTCCTCACCGCAGGGCTGATTAATGATCTAACAATTACTGTCATTCCGATCATTCTGGGAAGTGGCATTCCTCTATTGGGTGATTTGAAGAAAGAGATTCCCCTCAAACACATCGCCACTAAATCCTACAATTTTGGGTTTGTTCAGGTGACGTATGAAGTGGTGTAG
- a CDS encoding DUF4342 domain-containing protein — translation MHSHSEETITTVETTASKVVDSEAATNSHQKVTVEEFKISGDDLVAKIKDLIHQSNIRRISIKNETGHTLIEIPLTVGVLGGAIGAIAFPVVAAVGVIGAMVAHLTVVVERQEEIDASDRPDSD, via the coding sequence ATGCATTCTCACTCTGAAGAAACTATCACAACGGTAGAAACCACAGCATCTAAGGTGGTCGACTCCGAAGCGGCAACCAACTCCCATCAGAAAGTCACCGTAGAGGAATTCAAAATTTCCGGTGATGACCTTGTAGCCAAAATCAAAGACCTCATCCATCAGAGCAATATTCGCCGCATTTCTATCAAAAACGAAACCGGTCATACCCTCATCGAGATTCCCCTCACGGTTGGCGTTTTGGGGGGAGCCATCGGGGCGATCGCCTTCCCCGTAGTGGCTGCTGTCGGCGTCATTGGGGCCATGGTTGCCCATCTGACCGTTGTAGTTGAGCGTCAGGAAGAAATAGACGCTTCAGATAGACCAGACTCAGACTGA
- a CDS encoding ABC transporter ATP-binding protein has product MDAFPKQAQPSTPASPAPAVFHIEQVSKVYVMGEVEVHALRAVDLDLYEGEFIVLLGPSGSGKSTLLNILGGLDVPSAGEVYFRNRALTQANEGILTQFRRQSVGFVFQFYNLIPSLTARENVALVTDIARHSMTPEAALGLVGLEERLDHFPAQLSGGEQQRVAIARAIAKRPEVLLCDEPTGALDFETGKRVLETLQRVNQEFGTTTAVITHNAGIAAMADRVVHMRSGNITDVNRNLQKISPSELEW; this is encoded by the coding sequence ATGGATGCATTCCCCAAGCAAGCGCAGCCGTCAACCCCTGCCTCACCAGCCCCTGCCGTGTTTCACATTGAGCAGGTAAGCAAAGTCTATGTCATGGGCGAAGTCGAAGTGCATGCCCTCAGGGCGGTCGATTTAGACCTCTATGAGGGGGAATTTATTGTGCTTTTGGGGCCGTCGGGCAGTGGCAAATCTACCCTGCTGAACATTCTGGGCGGGTTAGATGTGCCCTCTGCTGGCGAGGTTTACTTTCGCAATCGGGCATTGACCCAGGCAAATGAAGGCATACTGACTCAGTTTCGCCGCCAGTCGGTGGGGTTTGTTTTTCAGTTCTATAACCTGATTCCGAGCCTGACCGCGCGGGAAAATGTGGCCCTAGTGACTGATATTGCCCGTCATTCAATGACACCGGAGGCAGCCCTAGGGCTAGTGGGTCTGGAAGAACGGCTAGACCATTTTCCTGCACAGCTTTCAGGGGGAGAGCAGCAGCGGGTGGCGATCGCCCGGGCGATCGCCAAGCGTCCAGAAGTGCTCCTCTGCGATGAACCCACTGGTGCCCTCGATTTTGAGACCGGCAAACGCGTACTAGAAACCCTGCAGCGAGTGAACCAAGAGTTTGGAACGACCACCGCTGTGATTACCCACAACGCTGGCATTGCCGCCATGGCCGATCGGGTTGTGCATATGCGCAGCGGCAACATTACCGACGTCAACCGCAATTTGCAGAAGATTTCTCCGTCTGAGTTGGAATGGTAA
- a CDS encoding solute carrier family 26 protein, with translation MTTQQPGPKVPGKDSPIRWSRYLPFLEWLIHYQSQDLVGDLMAGAIVAIMLVPQSMAYALLAGLPAQVGLYASIVPVILYALLGTSKALAVGPVAMMSLMVAAGVGQFAQPGTPDYLALALALALLVGVIQTLMGLARLGVLVNFLSHAVISGFTSAAALIIGLSQLKHLLGIQLPRTKSFFKLLPEIAQHASETNLVTLGIGLSSVAILFYFNQRLGRLLRRRGVMSGLIIPLTRSGPLLVVLFSTLLVWGLGLAQTAGVSIVGEIPAGLPAVTLPRVDWALWQQLLPTALTISFVGFMESIAVAKSLASKRRQKIDANQELLGLGAANLGAALTGGYPVAGGFGRSVVNFTAGANTGLASIITALLIALTVIFLTPLFYFLPQAALAAIIIVAVSSLVDVATFQQMWRYNKADAASLLITFLAVLVVGIEMGIAIGVATSLMVSLWRTSRPHIAVVGRVGESEHFRNVLRHPVTTYPHVMALRIDESLYFANTKYLEDYILGRVADQPDVEHLILVCNAVNFIDASALETLETLIDALKESGVTLYLAEVKGPVMDRLKQAGFVKKLGEHRIFLSTHQAMLTLSSS, from the coding sequence ATGACGACTCAGCAACCAGGCCCAAAGGTTCCTGGTAAAGACAGCCCCATTCGATGGAGCCGTTACCTCCCCTTTCTAGAGTGGCTGATTCATTACCAATCTCAAGACCTGGTTGGCGATTTAATGGCTGGGGCGATCGTGGCCATTATGCTCGTACCTCAGAGCATGGCCTATGCGCTCTTGGCCGGGCTGCCAGCGCAAGTGGGGCTCTATGCCAGCATTGTTCCTGTCATCCTTTATGCCCTGTTGGGCACCAGTAAGGCCCTAGCCGTGGGGCCTGTAGCCATGATGTCTCTCATGGTGGCTGCCGGGGTCGGCCAATTTGCCCAGCCAGGAACCCCTGACTATCTGGCCTTGGCCCTGGCGTTAGCCCTACTGGTTGGGGTGATCCAAACGCTGATGGGGTTGGCTCGCCTGGGGGTGTTGGTTAATTTCTTGAGCCATGCCGTAATCTCTGGCTTTACCAGTGCAGCCGCTTTAATCATTGGGCTCAGCCAGCTCAAACACTTACTCGGGATTCAGCTACCCAGAACCAAGTCCTTCTTTAAATTGTTACCCGAGATCGCCCAACATGCCTCCGAGACCAATTTAGTCACCCTGGGCATTGGCCTCAGCAGCGTTGCCATTTTGTTCTATTTCAATCAGCGCCTGGGGCGTTTGCTACGCCGTCGCGGTGTCATGTCTGGGTTGATTATTCCCCTCACTCGCAGTGGCCCCCTGCTGGTGGTTCTATTCAGCACTCTGCTGGTGTGGGGCTTGGGCCTGGCCCAGACAGCTGGCGTCAGCATTGTCGGCGAAATCCCCGCTGGGTTACCTGCCGTGACCCTACCAAGGGTTGACTGGGCGCTGTGGCAACAGCTATTGCCAACTGCTTTGACCATCAGCTTCGTCGGCTTTATGGAGAGCATTGCCGTGGCGAAATCTTTAGCGAGTAAACGTCGCCAAAAAATTGACGCCAACCAAGAGCTGCTCGGCCTAGGCGCAGCCAATTTGGGGGCCGCCTTAACAGGGGGTTACCCAGTCGCCGGGGGGTTCGGCCGCTCCGTCGTGAATTTCACAGCAGGGGCAAATACGGGGCTAGCGTCCATCATTACAGCACTGCTCATTGCTTTGACGGTCATTTTTCTGACGCCGCTCTTTTACTTCCTGCCCCAAGCCGCCTTAGCCGCCATCATTATCGTGGCTGTGTCGAGTTTGGTGGATGTGGCTACATTTCAACAAATGTGGCGCTATAACAAAGCCGATGCCGCTTCGCTGCTGATTACCTTCCTAGCCGTTTTGGTGGTGGGCATCGAAATGGGGATTGCCATCGGGGTGGCAACCTCCCTCATGGTGTCTTTATGGCGCACCAGTCGGCCCCATATTGCCGTTGTTGGGCGGGTCGGAGAGAGTGAACATTTCCGCAACGTGCTCAGGCATCCGGTTACAACCTACCCCCATGTAATGGCTCTCCGGATTGACGAAAGCCTTTACTTTGCTAACACAAAATATCTGGAAGACTACATCCTTGGCAGGGTGGCCGATCAGCCTGACGTGGAACACTTAATCCTTGTTTGTAATGCCGTCAACTTCATTGATGCCAGTGCACTGGAAACCCTGGAAACCCTGATCGATGCCTTGAAAGAATCTGGGGTAACACTGTATCTGGCCGAAGTGAAAGGCCCGGTGATGGATCGTCTCAAACAAGCGGGGTTTGTGAAAAAGCTGGGTGAGCATCGCATCTTCCTCAGCACTCACCAGGCCATGCTGACGTTGAGCAGTTCTTAA
- a CDS encoding CBS domain-containing protein, which yields MLIVKDIMTKPVVVIRNTATVENAILLLRAKRVRSLIVEKRHNDDTYGILTDKDIVYKVIAPGANPAFVQVDAIMRHPCIQVPASITVQEAAQIFADAGIHRAPVIEQNQLWGIVSVTDILTKGSLVDPPRDELSRRIQAALQHARIIDDEEAQMQQECDIAWQIFEDMCLTPHPL from the coding sequence ATGCTGATCGTCAAAGACATTATGACCAAACCTGTAGTGGTAATTCGCAACACAGCCACTGTTGAAAATGCCATTTTGCTGTTGCGGGCCAAGCGCGTGCGATCGCTGATTGTTGAGAAACGCCACAATGACGATACCTACGGCATCTTGACCGATAAAGATATCGTCTATAAAGTCATCGCCCCGGGAGCCAACCCCGCCTTTGTCCAGGTTGACGCCATCATGCGCCATCCCTGCATTCAAGTACCCGCGAGCATAACGGTACAAGAGGCCGCGCAAATCTTCGCGGATGCAGGCATTCACCGAGCCCCCGTAATTGAGCAAAACCAGCTCTGGGGCATTGTCTCTGTGACTGATATCTTGACGAAGGGCAGCCTGGTTGATCCCCCTCGTGATGAGCTGTCTCGACGCATTCAAGCCGCACTGCAGCATGCCCGCATCATTGATGACGAGGAAGCCCAGATGCAGCAGGAATGTGATATTGCCTGGCAAATCTTCGAAGACATGTGCCTCACACCGCATCCGCTCTAG